Proteins found in one Roseovarius pelagicus genomic segment:
- a CDS encoding NfeD family protein codes for MSAALWSLWWVWIAAALVLAIVEVMLPGFLFLGFAIGAALVGLLLAVTGGGWGLPLLLVIFAALSLIAWAALRRTFRLREGQVRYFEDDVNK; via the coding sequence CTGTCCGCCGCACTCTGGTCGCTGTGGTGGGTGTGGATTGCCGCCGCGCTGGTGTTGGCGATTGTCGAGGTCATGCTGCCCGGATTTCTTTTTCTGGGCTTTGCCATCGGCGCAGCACTTGTCGGGCTGTTGCTGGCCGTAACGGGCGGCGGCTGGGGCCTGCCGCTGTTACTGGTGATTTTTGCCGCGCTGTCGCTGATCGCATGGGCGGCACTGCGCCGCACGTTTCGTTTACGCGAGGGGCAAGTGCGCTACTTCGAGGACGACGTGAATAAATAG
- a CDS encoding SPFH domain-containing protein has product MDIDTLLSDLLEQNLLYLLGAVLLVVLAIKAVKIVPQSEQHVVERFGRLHSVLGPGINLIVPFLDRIAHKISILERQLPTASQDAITKDNVLVQVDTSVFYRITQPEKTVYRIRDVDAAISTTVAGIVRAEIGKMDLDEVQSNRNELIATIKVLVEDSVDDWGIEVTRAEILDVNLDQATRDAMLQQLNAERARRAQVTEAEGHKRSVELNADAELYAAEQIAKARRIQADAEAYATSAVAQAIAANGLEAAQYQVALKQVEALNALGASPGSSTIVVPASALEAFGDAFKMLKGKS; this is encoded by the coding sequence TTGGATATTGATACGCTGCTCAGCGATCTGCTGGAACAAAATCTGCTCTATCTTCTCGGTGCCGTGCTGTTGGTCGTTCTGGCGATCAAGGCCGTCAAGATCGTACCGCAATCCGAACAGCATGTGGTCGAACGCTTCGGCCGCCTGCATTCCGTTCTCGGGCCGGGAATCAACCTGATCGTGCCCTTCCTCGACCGGATCGCACACAAGATTTCAATCCTCGAACGGCAACTGCCGACCGCCAGTCAGGACGCCATCACCAAAGACAACGTGCTGGTGCAGGTCGACACGTCGGTTTTCTACCGGATCACCCAGCCGGAAAAAACCGTCTACCGTATCCGCGACGTCGATGCCGCGATTTCGACCACCGTGGCCGGGATTGTCCGTGCCGAGATCGGCAAGATGGACCTTGATGAGGTGCAGTCGAACCGGAATGAACTGATCGCGACGATCAAGGTACTGGTCGAGGATTCCGTTGATGACTGGGGTATCGAAGTCACCCGCGCCGAAATCCTCGACGTCAATCTGGATCAAGCCACGCGCGACGCCATGCTTCAACAGCTCAATGCCGAACGCGCCCGCCGCGCGCAGGTGACCGAGGCCGAAGGCCATAAACGCAGTGTCGAGCTGAACGCCGATGCAGAACTCTATGCTGCCGAACAGATCGCCAAGGCACGCCGCATTCAGGCCGATGCCGAAGCCTATGCCACCTCTGCCGTGGCGCAGGCGATTGCCGCTAACGGGCTGGAGGCAGCGCAATATCAGGTCGCGTTAAAACAGGTCGAGGCGCTAAATGCGCTGGGGGCCAGCCCCGGATCATCCACCATCGTTGTCCCCGCCAGCGCGCTTGAGGCGTTCGGTGACGCATTCAAGATGCTAAAGGGCAAATCGTGA
- a CDS encoding mechanosensitive ion channel family protein yields MTLLIRHYAKGHRIMLRLSRLGAQIALIWVLISSAAAQDAAFDVPPLNAGLGTPPPSLDRSTPQGTIESFLELGHQGSFAEAAHLLDLGDIPAPNQPLAGPLLAEQLFVVMDRKVVIPWDRLPDRPDGWLSGPSDNEAVGRVRRSIVLDWLDLGYREVPVRLNRVAPATSDAVWVFARQSVGNIGALHMRYGPTNLEKRLPAWSRQRAVAGMYLWEVLFLPLLVIVSALVGWLAYRIVGGFQRRRDTRLTRAIVRALRWPATIAITVGFIGFVTRNVMVVSGLLDSFVSPAVVIGFVTAVTLAVVLIIDEVLDHISQNNPHELAEPENAHLRNMATTISAARKFIIVIAVITGAGLILSSANTFETLGLSLLASAGALTIVLGFAAREVLGNILASVQIAMNRSARIGDQLIFEGHFCTVERIHFTYVQLAIWNGNRLIVPVSYFVRDAFQNWSIEDVRMIRLIELTLAQTADVDALRDFFFDKVETEDGEDTGPLDKAKVMVTGQDVFGQKVLFGLPTSDPAMSWAMECKMREQLLEKAREIERETGRQMLPSENVQGLPTS; encoded by the coding sequence CTTCGATGTGCCACCCCTCAATGCTGGTCTGGGCACGCCTCCACCCAGTCTGGACCGAAGCACGCCACAAGGCACGATCGAGAGCTTTCTGGAATTGGGCCATCAGGGGAGTTTCGCTGAAGCCGCACACCTGCTTGATCTCGGTGACATTCCCGCTCCGAACCAGCCGCTGGCCGGACCGTTACTGGCCGAACAACTCTTTGTCGTGATGGATCGCAAGGTCGTCATACCATGGGACCGGCTGCCTGATCGCCCTGATGGATGGCTCAGCGGCCCCAGTGACAACGAGGCTGTCGGGCGGGTGCGCCGCTCGATCGTGCTTGACTGGCTCGATCTTGGGTATCGCGAAGTGCCAGTCCGCCTGAACCGGGTTGCGCCCGCGACCAGCGACGCGGTTTGGGTGTTCGCCCGCCAAAGCGTCGGCAACATAGGCGCGCTTCACATGCGCTATGGACCGACCAATCTGGAAAAAAGGCTGCCTGCATGGTCTCGTCAGCGCGCCGTGGCGGGCATGTACCTGTGGGAAGTTCTGTTTTTACCGCTGCTGGTGATCGTATCGGCGCTGGTCGGGTGGTTGGCATACCGCATTGTCGGCGGGTTTCAACGGCGACGCGATACCCGTCTAACCCGCGCCATCGTACGGGCTTTGCGCTGGCCCGCCACCATCGCCATCACGGTAGGGTTCATCGGCTTTGTGACACGCAATGTGATGGTTGTGTCTGGTCTGCTTGACAGCTTCGTCAGCCCGGCCGTGGTGATCGGCTTTGTCACCGCCGTAACCCTCGCTGTCGTGCTGATCATCGACGAAGTGCTCGACCACATCAGCCAGAACAATCCGCATGAACTGGCCGAACCCGAAAACGCGCATCTGCGCAACATGGCCACGACCATATCGGCGGCACGTAAATTCATCATTGTAATCGCCGTGATTACCGGGGCCGGGCTGATCCTGAGTTCTGCCAACACGTTCGAGACCTTGGGTCTGTCACTGTTGGCCTCCGCCGGCGCGCTGACCATCGTGTTGGGCTTTGCCGCGCGCGAGGTGCTGGGCAATATTCTGGCATCCGTGCAAATCGCGATGAACCGGTCCGCGCGGATCGGTGACCAGTTGATTTTCGAGGGCCATTTCTGCACGGTTGAACGTATTCATTTCACTTATGTCCAACTCGCTATCTGGAACGGTAATCGCCTGATTGTGCCAGTCAGTTATTTTGTCAGGGATGCGTTTCAAAACTGGTCGATTGAGGATGTCCGAATGATCCGCCTGATCGAACTGACACTGGCGCAGACGGCGGATGTTGACGCCCTGCGCGACTTCTTTTTCGACAAGGTAGAGACAGAAGATGGCGAAGATACGGGACCATTGGACAAGGCGAAGGTAATGGTGACCGGACAAGACGTGTTCGGACAAAAGGTCCTCTTTGGTCTGCCGACCTCCGATCCCGCCATGTCTTGGGCGATGGAATGCAAAATGCGCGAACAGCTATTGGAAAAGGCCCGAGAAATAGAACGCGAGACAGGCCGTCAGATGCTGCCGTCAGAGAATGTGCAGGGTCTGCCTACGTCCTGA